One part of the Streptomyces nigra genome encodes these proteins:
- a CDS encoding MFS transporter gives MSLTRALIDVGPLRGSPVFRRLWIGRTVSVLGGFMTMVTVLYQVWDMTHSAVWSGAVGLAQVIPMVMVGLLAGSWVDRGDRRRIYLIATVGQAVCALLLAVQGFTGGVPVAGVLVLVAASSCFGAIGGPAAGVFVPRLLPKEQVAAGLALNQVSGQAMMLLGPALGGLFLGWFGVGACYLLDALTFACAFYGAFGLPALPPEGEPSRAGVRGVLDGVRFLTGHRVVRGALITDLAATVLAMPVSLFPLVNAERFGGDPRTLGLFMSALALGGVTATALSGPVTRLGRPGLVMLCGAGTWGVALTLFGLVSDPWTGLALLAVAGGADSLSVVSRVTIVQTRTPDALLGRVTAAEQIVGQGGPHLGNLRGGLVAGWTSGATALVLGGLLCVLAVTYVGTTTPELRDGTPTEDQ, from the coding sequence ATGAGCCTCACGCGTGCCCTGATCGACGTGGGGCCGCTGCGCGGCTCGCCCGTCTTCCGGCGGCTGTGGATCGGGCGGACGGTGTCCGTGCTCGGCGGCTTCATGACCATGGTCACGGTGCTGTACCAGGTCTGGGACATGACCCACAGCGCGGTCTGGAGCGGCGCGGTCGGTCTCGCGCAGGTCATCCCCATGGTCATGGTGGGGCTGCTCGCCGGATCGTGGGTGGACCGGGGCGACCGGCGCCGGATCTATCTGATCGCCACCGTCGGCCAGGCGGTCTGCGCGCTGCTGCTGGCGGTGCAGGGCTTCACCGGCGGGGTGCCGGTGGCCGGGGTCCTCGTGCTCGTCGCGGCGAGCTCCTGCTTCGGGGCGATCGGCGGCCCGGCGGCCGGGGTGTTCGTACCGCGGCTGCTGCCGAAGGAGCAGGTGGCCGCGGGGCTCGCCCTCAACCAGGTGTCCGGCCAGGCGATGATGCTGCTCGGCCCGGCCCTCGGCGGGCTGTTCCTCGGCTGGTTCGGCGTCGGCGCCTGCTATCTGCTCGACGCGCTGACCTTCGCTTGCGCCTTCTACGGGGCCTTCGGGCTGCCCGCGCTGCCGCCGGAGGGCGAGCCGTCGCGGGCCGGTGTGCGGGGCGTCCTGGACGGGGTGCGCTTTCTGACCGGGCACCGTGTGGTGCGCGGCGCCCTCATCACGGATCTGGCCGCCACGGTGCTGGCGATGCCGGTCAGCCTCTTCCCGCTCGTCAACGCGGAGCGGTTCGGCGGCGATCCGCGCACCCTCGGCCTGTTCATGTCGGCCTTGGCGCTCGGCGGGGTCACGGCGACGGCACTGTCGGGTCCGGTCACGCGGCTGGGCCGGCCGGGCCTGGTGATGCTGTGCGGGGCCGGCACGTGGGGTGTGGCGCTGACCCTGTTCGGCCTGGTGAGCGACCCGTGGACGGGGCTCGCGCTGCTGGCGGTGGCGGGCGGCGCCGACTCCCTGTCGGTGGTCTCCCGGGTCACGATCGTCCAGACGCGGACCCCGGACGCCCTGCTGGGCAGGGTCACCGCCGCCGAGCAGATCGTCGGTCAGGGCGGCCCGCACCTCGGCAATCTGCGCGGCGGACTGGTCGCGGGCTGGACGTCCGGGGCGACCGCCCTCGTCCTCGGCGGCCTGCTGTGCGTCCTCGCGGTGACGTACGTCGGCACGACCACACCGGAACTGCGGGACGGCACTCCCACGGAGGACCAGTAG
- a CDS encoding glycoside hydrolase family 3 protein, protein MPDTSTGSTASPSRRSVLAATAGLTGALALGGTAHAAPHDDRRLRALIDRMTLPEKVGQLFVMRVYGHSATAPDQADIDANLKEIGVRTAADLLAKYRVGGIIYFTWAHNTRDPHQIAGLSNGIQKASLAQPRGLPVLISTDQEHGIVCRVGEPATLFPGAMALGAGGSRSDARTLGRLAGQELRALGIRQNYSPVADVNVNPANPVIGVRSFGSEPDAVAGLVAAEVAGYQHARQVAATAKHFPGHGDTAVDSHTGFPVITHTREQWEKLDAPPFRAAIRAGIDSIMTAHLMVPALDDSGDPATLSHPILTGILREELGYDGVVVTDSLGMEGVRTKYGDDRVPVLALKAGVDQLLNPPNLDVAWNAVLKAVQDGELTEARLDESILRILRLKARLGLFDDPYVSQSGVDDSVGTPAHLRAADRIAERTTTLLVNEGSLLPLSRRSHRKVLVVGADPASPSGTTGPPTGVLAAALTELGFTATALSTGTAPSAATIARAVEAAREADAVVVGTYNVTAGSAQKTLVEQLLATGRSVVAVAVRNPYDVAHLPGVRAFVAAYSWTDVELRAAARVIAGRVAPRGSLPVPVQRADDPAQVLFPVGHGLSYRRG, encoded by the coding sequence GTGCCCGACACCAGCACGGGAAGCACCGCATCGCCTTCAAGACGCTCGGTCCTCGCGGCCACCGCCGGTCTCACCGGCGCCCTGGCCCTCGGCGGCACCGCGCACGCCGCCCCGCACGACGACAGGAGGCTGCGCGCCCTCATCGACCGGATGACGCTGCCCGAGAAGGTCGGCCAGCTCTTCGTCATGCGGGTCTACGGCCACTCCGCGACCGCCCCGGACCAGGCGGACATCGACGCCAACCTCAAGGAGATCGGCGTCCGCACGGCCGCCGACCTGCTCGCGAAGTACCGGGTGGGCGGCATCATCTACTTCACCTGGGCCCACAACACCCGCGACCCGCACCAGATCGCCGGCCTGTCGAACGGCATCCAGAAAGCGTCGCTCGCCCAGCCGCGCGGCCTGCCCGTGCTCATCTCCACCGACCAGGAGCACGGCATCGTGTGCCGGGTCGGCGAGCCCGCCACGCTCTTCCCGGGTGCCATGGCCCTCGGCGCCGGGGGCTCCCGCTCCGACGCCCGCACCCTCGGCCGGCTCGCCGGGCAGGAGCTGCGCGCCCTCGGCATCCGGCAGAACTACTCCCCGGTCGCCGACGTCAACGTCAACCCGGCCAACCCGGTGATCGGCGTGCGCTCCTTCGGCTCCGAGCCGGACGCGGTGGCCGGCCTGGTCGCCGCCGAGGTGGCCGGGTACCAGCACGCGCGGCAGGTCGCGGCGACCGCCAAGCACTTCCCCGGCCACGGCGACACCGCCGTCGACAGCCACACCGGCTTCCCGGTCATCACGCACACCCGGGAGCAGTGGGAGAAGCTGGACGCGCCGCCGTTCCGGGCCGCGATCCGGGCCGGCATCGACTCGATCATGACCGCGCACCTGATGGTCCCGGCCCTGGACGACTCCGGCGACCCGGCCACCCTCTCCCACCCGATCCTCACCGGCATCCTGCGCGAGGAGCTGGGCTACGACGGGGTGGTGGTGACCGACTCGCTCGGCATGGAGGGCGTCCGCACCAAGTACGGCGACGACCGGGTCCCGGTCCTCGCGCTCAAGGCGGGCGTGGACCAGCTGCTGAACCCGCCGAACCTCGACGTGGCCTGGAACGCGGTCCTGAAGGCCGTACAGGACGGCGAGCTGACCGAGGCGCGGCTCGACGAATCGATCCTGCGCATTCTGCGGCTGAAGGCGAGGCTCGGCCTGTTCGACGACCCGTACGTCAGCCAGTCCGGCGTGGACGACTCCGTCGGCACGCCCGCGCATCTGCGGGCCGCCGACCGTATCGCCGAGCGCACCACGACCCTGCTGGTCAACGAGGGGTCGCTGCTGCCGCTCTCGCGCCGGTCGCACCGCAAGGTGCTGGTCGTCGGGGCCGATCCGGCCTCCCCGTCCGGCACGACGGGCCCGCCGACCGGGGTGCTCGCCGCGGCCCTGACCGAGCTGGGCTTCACGGCGACCGCCCTGTCGACCGGGACGGCGCCTTCCGCGGCGACGATCGCCCGGGCCGTGGAGGCGGCACGCGAGGCGGACGCGGTGGTGGTCGGGACGTACAACGTCACGGCGGGCAGCGCGCAGAAGACCCTGGTCGAGCAGTTGCTCGCGACGGGGAGGTCGGTGGTGGCGGTGGCCGTCCGCAACCCCTACGACGTGGCCCATCTTCCGGGCGTGCGGGCCTTCGTGGCCGCCTACTCCTGGACGGACGTCGAACTGCGGGCGGCGGCCCGGGTGATCGCCGGGCGGGTGGCGCCGCGCGGCAGCCTGCCGGTGCCGGTGCAGCGGGCGGACGACCCCGCCCAGGTGCTGTTCCCGGTCGGCCATGGCCTGTCGTACCGCCGCGGCTGA
- a CDS encoding ABC transporter ATP-binding protein translates to MAAQPGWARRLWGYAWRHPKDVVLALGSSLAGMAVMALVPLITKVIIDDVIGADTRSMGVWAGALIAAAVAVYVLTFLRRYYGGRVALDVQHDLRTEMFETITRLDGRRQDELSTGQVVGRATSDLQLIQGLLFMLPMTIGNFMLFLISLGIMVWLSPPLTLVALAVAPALWWIARRSRSRLHPSTWYAQAQAAAVAGVVDGAVSGVRVVKGFGQEEQETGKLREVGRRLYAGRLRTIRFNARYTPALQAVPALGQVAMLAFGGWLAVRGHITLGTFVAFSAYLAQLVGPVRMLAMVLTVAQQARASSERVLELIDTEPSIKDGTKTLPADAPVTVEFDDVSFGYDEERPVLDGLSLEIRAGETLAVVGSSGSGKSTVSLLLPRFYDVTHGAVLVGGHDVRDLTLDSLRAAIGLVPEDSFLFSDTVRANIAYGRPDATDEQIEAAARAAQADRFVADLPEGYDTKVGEHGLTLSGGQRQRIALARAILADPRLLVLDDATSAVDARVEHEIHEALKHVMEGRTTLLIAHRRSTLGLADRIAVLDAGRLAAIGTHEELQASSALYRRLLTDPDELGGVSPGHTQPSCPQEDTSVRDELDAEFDAERGVTPRLWTGDREPKDLALAQSPATPELLAQVEALPPALDVPDVDEASAVRPERSYGLRRLLRGFGRPLLISLALVAVDAGMGLLLPILIRHGIDSGVGRAALGAVWAAALLGLLAVTVQWAAQVGETRMTGRTGERVLYALRLKIFAQLQRLGLDYYERELTGRIMTRMTTDVDALSTFLQTGLVTAFVSVVTFFGIMGALLVLDVELALVVFATLPPLIVATYFFRRASVKAYELARERVSVVNADLQESVAGLRIVQAFRRERDGGARFAERSDSYRQARIRGQWLISIYFPFVQFLASAAAAAVLIVGGVRIDAATLTTGALVAYLLYIDLFFAPVQQLSQVFDGYQQATVSLGRIQELLREPTSTRAAEEPREVRELRGEIAFEDVRFAYGDDEEALSGIDLRVPAGQTVAFVGETGAGKSTLVKLVARFYDPSGGRVTVDGTDLRELDLTSYRHRLGVVPQEAYLFPGTVRDAIAYGRPDATDAEVEAAARAVGAHEMIATLDGGYLHEVAERGRNLSAGQRQLIALARAELVDPDILLLDEATAALDLATEAQVNQATDRIAGRRTTLVVAHRLTTAARADRVVLMDHGRVAEDGTHDELLARGGRYAELWRTFLGEAEPEEKVGVAR, encoded by the coding sequence GTGGCAGCGCAGCCAGGATGGGCACGACGACTGTGGGGCTACGCCTGGCGCCACCCGAAGGACGTGGTCCTCGCCCTGGGCTCCTCCCTCGCCGGCATGGCCGTCATGGCGCTCGTCCCGCTGATCACCAAGGTGATCATCGACGACGTGATCGGTGCCGACACCCGCAGCATGGGCGTCTGGGCCGGAGCGCTGATCGCCGCCGCCGTCGCCGTCTACGTCCTCACCTTCCTGCGCCGCTACTACGGCGGCCGGGTCGCCCTCGACGTCCAGCACGACCTGCGGACCGAGATGTTCGAGACGATCACCCGGCTCGACGGGCGCCGACAGGACGAGCTGTCCACCGGGCAGGTCGTCGGCCGGGCCACCAGTGACCTCCAGCTGATCCAGGGCCTGCTCTTCATGCTCCCGATGACCATCGGGAACTTCATGCTCTTCCTGATCTCGCTCGGCATCATGGTCTGGCTGTCGCCGCCGCTGACCCTGGTCGCCCTCGCGGTCGCCCCCGCCCTGTGGTGGATCGCCCGGCGCAGCCGCAGCAGACTGCACCCCTCCACCTGGTACGCCCAGGCCCAGGCCGCCGCCGTGGCCGGCGTGGTCGACGGCGCGGTCAGCGGAGTGCGCGTGGTCAAGGGCTTCGGGCAGGAGGAGCAGGAGACCGGCAAGCTCCGCGAGGTCGGCCGGCGGCTCTACGCGGGACGGCTGCGCACCATCCGCTTCAACGCCCGCTACACCCCCGCCCTCCAGGCCGTCCCGGCGCTCGGCCAGGTCGCCATGCTCGCCTTCGGTGGCTGGCTCGCCGTGCGCGGGCACATCACGCTCGGCACCTTCGTCGCCTTCTCCGCCTACCTCGCCCAGCTCGTCGGCCCGGTCCGGATGCTCGCCATGGTCCTCACCGTCGCCCAGCAGGCCCGCGCGAGCAGCGAACGCGTCCTGGAGCTGATCGACACCGAGCCCTCGATCAAGGACGGCACCAAGACCCTCCCGGCCGACGCCCCCGTCACCGTCGAGTTCGACGACGTCTCCTTCGGCTACGACGAGGAGCGCCCCGTCCTCGACGGGCTCAGCCTGGAGATCCGCGCCGGCGAGACCCTCGCCGTGGTCGGCTCGTCCGGCTCCGGCAAGTCCACCGTCTCCCTGCTGCTCCCGCGCTTCTACGACGTCACCCACGGCGCCGTCCTGGTCGGCGGCCACGATGTGCGCGACCTGACCCTGGACTCGCTGCGCGCCGCGATCGGGCTGGTCCCCGAGGACTCGTTCCTCTTCTCCGACACCGTCCGCGCCAACATCGCCTACGGCCGCCCCGACGCCACCGACGAGCAGATCGAGGCCGCCGCCCGCGCCGCCCAGGCCGACCGCTTCGTCGCCGACCTGCCCGAGGGCTACGACACCAAGGTCGGCGAGCACGGCCTGACCCTCTCCGGCGGCCAGCGCCAGCGGATCGCCCTGGCCCGCGCGATCCTCGCCGACCCCCGTCTCCTCGTCCTCGACGACGCCACCTCGGCGGTGGACGCCCGCGTCGAGCACGAGATCCACGAGGCGCTCAAGCACGTCATGGAGGGCCGCACCACCCTCCTCATCGCCCACCGCCGCTCCACCCTCGGCCTCGCCGACCGCATCGCGGTCCTGGACGCCGGCCGGCTCGCCGCCATCGGCACCCACGAGGAACTCCAGGCAAGCTCCGCCCTCTACCGCCGGCTGCTCACCGACCCCGACGAGCTGGGCGGCGTCTCGCCCGGCCACACCCAGCCGTCCTGTCCCCAGGAGGACACCTCCGTCCGGGACGAGCTGGACGCCGAGTTCGACGCCGAGCGCGGGGTGACACCCCGGCTGTGGACCGGCGACCGCGAGCCCAAGGACCTCGCGCTCGCCCAGTCGCCCGCCACCCCGGAACTCCTCGCCCAGGTCGAGGCCCTGCCCCCGGCGCTCGACGTCCCCGACGTCGACGAGGCGAGCGCGGTCCGCCCGGAGCGGTCGTACGGGCTGCGGCGGCTGCTGCGCGGCTTCGGACGGCCGCTGCTGATCAGCCTCGCCCTGGTCGCCGTGGACGCGGGCATGGGCCTGCTGCTGCCCATCCTGATCCGGCACGGAATCGACTCGGGCGTCGGCCGGGCAGCGCTGGGGGCGGTGTGGGCGGCGGCCCTGCTGGGGCTGCTCGCGGTCACCGTCCAGTGGGCCGCGCAGGTCGGCGAGACCCGGATGACCGGGCGCACCGGCGAGCGGGTGCTGTACGCGCTGCGGCTGAAGATCTTCGCCCAGCTCCAGCGGCTCGGCCTGGACTACTACGAGCGCGAGCTGACCGGCCGGATCATGACCCGGATGACGACGGACGTGGACGCGCTGTCCACGTTCCTGCAGACCGGCCTGGTCACCGCGTTCGTCTCGGTCGTCACCTTCTTCGGCATCATGGGCGCCCTGCTGGTTCTCGACGTCGAGCTGGCGCTGGTGGTCTTCGCGACGCTGCCGCCGCTGATCGTCGCGACGTACTTCTTCCGCCGGGCCAGCGTGAAGGCGTACGAACTGGCCCGCGAGCGGGTGTCGGTGGTCAACGCCGACCTCCAGGAGTCGGTCGCGGGCCTGCGGATCGTGCAGGCGTTCCGGCGCGAGCGCGACGGCGGCGCCCGGTTCGCGGAGCGCAGCGACAGCTACCGACAGGCCCGGATCCGCGGCCAGTGGCTCATCTCGATCTACTTCCCGTTCGTGCAGTTCCTGGCGTCGGCGGCGGCCGCGGCCGTGCTGATCGTGGGCGGGGTGCGGATCGACGCGGCCACGCTGACGACCGGCGCGCTGGTGGCGTACCTGCTCTACATCGACCTGTTCTTCGCGCCGGTCCAGCAGCTCTCCCAGGTCTTCGACGGCTACCAGCAGGCCACGGTCTCGCTCGGCCGCATCCAGGAGCTGCTGCGCGAGCCGACGTCCACGCGGGCCGCCGAGGAGCCGCGCGAGGTGCGCGAGCTGCGTGGCGAGATCGCCTTCGAGGACGTGCGCTTCGCCTACGGCGACGACGAGGAGGCGCTGAGCGGCATCGACCTGCGCGTCCCGGCCGGGCAGACGGTCGCGTTCGTCGGCGAGACCGGCGCGGGCAAGTCGACGCTGGTGAAGCTGGTCGCCCGGTTCTACGACCCGAGCGGGGGCCGGGTCACCGTCGACGGCACCGATCTGCGGGAGCTGGACCTCACCTCCTACCGGCACCGGCTCGGCGTCGTCCCGCAGGAGGCGTACCTCTTCCCCGGCACGGTCCGGGACGCCATCGCCTACGGGCGGCCCGACGCCACCGACGCCGAGGTCGAGGCGGCGGCACGGGCGGTGGGCGCGCACGAGATGATCGCGACCCTCGACGGCGGCTACCTCCACGAGGTCGCCGAGCGCGGCCGCAACCTCTCCGCCGGGCAGCGCCAGCTCATCGCGCTGGCCCGTGCCGAGCTCGTCGACCCCGACATCCTGCTCCTGGACGAGGCGACCGCCGCCCTGGACCTGGCCACCGAGGCACAGGTCAACCAGGCCACGGACCGGATCGCGGGCCGCCGTACGACCCTGGTGGTGGCCCACCGGCTGACGACGGCCGCGCGGGCCGACCGGGTCGTGCTCATGGACCACGGCCGGGTCGCCGAGGACGGCACGCACGACGAACTCCTCGCGCGCGGCGGACGGTACGCCGAGCTGTGGCGGACCTTCCTCGGGGAGGCCGAGCCGGAGGAGAAGGTCGGAGTGGCGCGCTGA
- a CDS encoding serine hydrolase: MTHGTASENSKGAAGRARAVVAAGLGAGLVIAPLAAAAPAAAATPAVSCTSAKAGLADKLKRDITAALADRKGTVAVGLYDRSTKTTCTLRASSAFDSASVVKVTVLATLLWDAKKHNRYLTDREASLSKAMITKSDNAATTTLWKQLGMTKIKGFLAAAGMTQTKPGANGYWGLTQITVTDEQKLLKLVTAKNGVLSDNSRAYILKLMGQVVSSQRWGTPYGASGVSVAVKNGWLQRATHGWRVHSVGAFKGGGHDYMITVLSHGNSTMNYGITTIQAVAKVIHKDLKAS; encoded by the coding sequence ATGACTCACGGGACAGCGAGCGAGAACTCCAAGGGCGCCGCCGGGCGCGCGCGAGCGGTCGTCGCGGCGGGCCTCGGCGCCGGCCTCGTCATAGCGCCCCTCGCCGCCGCCGCACCGGCCGCCGCGGCGACCCCCGCCGTCAGCTGCACCTCGGCCAAGGCGGGGCTGGCCGACAAGCTGAAGCGGGACATCACCGCCGCACTGGCCGACCGCAAGGGCACCGTCGCGGTCGGCCTCTACGACCGCTCCACGAAGACGACCTGCACGCTCCGGGCCTCCAGCGCCTTCGACTCGGCCAGCGTCGTCAAGGTCACCGTGCTGGCCACGCTGCTGTGGGACGCCAAGAAGCACAACCGCTACCTCACCGACCGTGAGGCGTCCCTCTCCAAAGCCATGATCACCAAGTCCGACAACGCGGCCACCACCACCCTGTGGAAGCAGCTCGGCATGACCAAGATCAAGGGCTTCCTCGCAGCCGCCGGCATGACCCAGACCAAGCCGGGCGCCAACGGCTACTGGGGCCTGACCCAGATCACCGTCACCGACGAGCAGAAGCTGCTCAAGCTCGTCACCGCGAAGAACGGCGTGCTCAGCGACAACTCCCGCGCCTACATCCTCAAGCTCATGGGCCAGGTCGTCTCCTCGCAGCGCTGGGGGACCCCCTACGGCGCGTCCGGCGTCTCCGTGGCCGTGAAGAACGGCTGGCTGCAGCGCGCCACCCACGGCTGGCGGGTGCACAGCGTCGGCGCCTTCAAGGGCGGCGGCCACGACTACATGATCACGGTGCTCAGCCACGGCAACAGCACCATGAACTACGGCATCACCACCATCCAGGCCGTCGCCAAGGTGATCCACAAGGACCTCAAGGCGAGCTGA
- a CDS encoding endonuclease I family protein, whose translation MPATSPHQRRWTSVALTTAALLAGLTAPALTAAPAAATTTAYDDTYYAAALGKTGPALKDALHDIISDQTKLSYSAVWDALKVTDQDPANSNNVKLLYSGISRSKALNGGNTGNWNREHVWAQSHGDFGTSAGPGTDLHHLRPEDVQVNSTRGNKDFDNGGSSFTNSGGSLTDSNSFEPRDAVKGDVARMILYMAVRYEGDDGRPDLEANDSINGSVPYHGRLSVLKQWNDEDPPDAVEQRRNDVIHSSYQGNRNPFIDHPEWVESIW comes from the coding sequence ATGCCGGCGACATCCCCACATCAGCGCCGCTGGACCTCCGTGGCCCTGACCACGGCCGCCCTCCTGGCCGGGCTCACCGCCCCGGCCCTGACCGCCGCCCCGGCCGCCGCGACCACGACGGCGTACGACGACACGTACTACGCCGCCGCGCTCGGCAAGACCGGGCCCGCGCTGAAGGACGCCCTCCACGACATCATCAGCGACCAGACGAAGCTGTCCTACTCGGCCGTCTGGGACGCCCTGAAGGTCACCGACCAGGACCCGGCCAACAGCAACAACGTCAAGCTGCTCTACAGCGGCATCTCCCGCAGCAAGGCGCTGAACGGCGGCAACACCGGCAACTGGAACCGCGAGCACGTGTGGGCCCAGTCCCACGGCGACTTCGGCACCTCGGCCGGGCCGGGTACCGATCTGCACCATCTGCGGCCCGAGGACGTCCAGGTCAACTCCACGCGCGGCAACAAGGACTTCGACAACGGCGGCAGCAGCTTCACCAACTCCGGTGGCAGCCTGACCGACTCGAACTCCTTCGAGCCCCGCGACGCCGTCAAGGGCGACGTGGCCCGCATGATCCTCTACATGGCCGTCCGCTACGAGGGCGACGACGGCCGGCCCGACCTGGAGGCCAACGACTCCATCAACGGCAGCGTCCCGTACCACGGGCGACTGTCCGTGCTGAAGCAGTGGAACGACGAGGACCCGCCGGACGCCGTCGAGCAGCGCCGCAACGACGTCATCCACTCGTCCTACCAGGGCAACCGGAACCCGTTCATCGACCACCCGGAGTGGGTCGAGTCGATCTGGTAG
- a CDS encoding thiamine pyrophosphate-binding protein yields the protein MTHDHDLVLRPTQEQITAALNPPAGRNGGDLVVETLAGLGATTVFGLPGQHALGMFDALRRSDLRYVGLRVENNAGFAADAYGRITGEAAPLLLSTGPGALTSLAALQEAAAASAPVLAISSQIPTAGLGGGRHGYLHELPDQAASFRGVVKSVHTVRTQSQIPSAIEAAWKSALTAPHGPVWVEIPQDVLLAETSIPVVSGGDAFPEEVVPRPELTAVAAHLLSGAERPAIIAGGGVVRSDASGKLLRLAETLKAPVVTTPGGKGAFPWEHPLSLQSWIEDRHTTDFLEDADVLLVVGSGLGELSSNYHTFRPRGRVVQIEADLGKLESNHPALGIHADARLALQALLETVSERQDESAPERVREVLAKVAARIAGQELTLEQEVLASVRRALPADSPSFWDMTILAYWAWSAFDAKGPNRMHSAQGAGGLGYGFPAALGAAAADPTRPALAVSGDGGALYSIAELATARQYGLNVTWLIVDDGGYGILREYMNDAFGEATATELTRPDYVALAESFGVPGVRTTPETLEADLAKALSEPGPSVVVLPALLRMFAPTHLGTE from the coding sequence GTGACCCACGACCACGACCTGGTACTCCGTCCGACGCAGGAGCAGATCACCGCCGCCCTGAACCCGCCGGCCGGCCGCAACGGCGGAGACCTGGTCGTGGAGACGCTGGCCGGGCTCGGCGCGACGACCGTGTTCGGACTGCCCGGCCAGCACGCGCTCGGCATGTTCGACGCGCTGCGCCGCAGCGACCTGCGCTATGTCGGGCTGCGCGTGGAGAACAACGCCGGGTTCGCCGCCGACGCCTACGGCCGGATCACCGGCGAGGCGGCCCCGCTGCTGCTGTCGACGGGACCGGGCGCGCTGACCTCGCTCGCCGCGCTCCAGGAGGCGGCGGCGGCCTCGGCCCCGGTGCTGGCGATCAGCAGCCAGATCCCGACGGCGGGCCTCGGCGGCGGCCGCCACGGCTATCTGCACGAACTCCCGGACCAGGCCGCCTCGTTCCGGGGCGTCGTGAAGTCGGTCCACACCGTGCGCACCCAGTCCCAGATCCCCTCCGCGATCGAGGCGGCCTGGAAGTCCGCGCTGACCGCCCCGCACGGCCCGGTGTGGGTGGAGATCCCGCAGGACGTGCTGCTCGCCGAGACGTCGATCCCGGTCGTCAGCGGCGGCGACGCCTTCCCCGAAGAAGTGGTGCCGCGCCCCGAACTGACGGCGGTGGCGGCCCACTTGCTGTCCGGCGCCGAGCGCCCGGCGATCATCGCGGGCGGCGGAGTGGTCCGCTCGGACGCCTCCGGGAAGCTGCTCCGGCTGGCGGAGACCCTTAAAGCGCCGGTCGTCACCACCCCCGGCGGCAAGGGCGCGTTCCCCTGGGAGCACCCGCTGTCGCTCCAGTCGTGGATCGAGGACCGGCACACCACCGACTTCCTGGAGGACGCCGACGTCCTGCTGGTCGTCGGCTCCGGTCTCGGTGAACTCTCCTCGAACTACCACACGTTCAGGCCGCGCGGCCGGGTCGTCCAGATCGAGGCCGACCTCGGCAAGCTGGAGTCCAACCACCCGGCGCTGGGCATCCACGCGGACGCCCGGCTGGCCCTGCAGGCGCTCCTGGAGACCGTGTCCGAGCGGCAGGACGAGAGCGCCCCCGAGCGGGTGCGCGAGGTGCTCGCCAAGGTCGCCGCCCGGATCGCCGGCCAGGAACTCACCCTGGAGCAGGAGGTGCTGGCGTCGGTGCGGCGGGCGCTGCCCGCCGACTCCCCGTCCTTCTGGGACATGACGATCCTGGCGTACTGGGCCTGGTCGGCGTTCGACGCCAAGGGTCCCAACCGGATGCACTCCGCCCAGGGCGCCGGCGGCCTCGGCTACGGCTTCCCGGCGGCGCTCGGCGCGGCGGCCGCCGACCCGACCCGCCCGGCGCTCGCGGTGTCCGGCGACGGCGGCGCGCTCTACTCGATCGCCGAGCTCGCCACGGCCCGGCAGTACGGGCTCAACGTCACCTGGCTCATCGTCGACGACGGCGGCTACGGCATCCTGCGCGAGTACATGAACGACGCCTTCGGCGAGGCCACGGCGACCGAACTGACGCGTCCGGACTACGTGGCGCTCGCCGAGTCCTTCGGCGTCCCCGGGGTCAGGACGACCCCGGAGACCCTGGAGGCGGACCTGGCCAAGGCCCTGTCCGAGCCCGGCCCCTCGGTGGTCGTGCTCCCGGCGCTGCTGCGCATGTTCGCCCCGACGCACCTCGGAACGGAGTGA